From the genome of Ananas comosus cultivar F153 linkage group 18, ASM154086v1, whole genome shotgun sequence, one region includes:
- the LOC109724507 gene encoding probable inactive receptor-like protein kinase At3g56050 has translation MGWSLLVLLLLFWRLDLGDWHNGEGVEIFGFKEKVELDRNGASSYWGERGAFGSCSLFGVWCSEGRVVIRDGNIRNANTRKLLQIGSNDLMPPAPTPTPTPDPTFSPISSPSVEPFPPAEPPWIPQSPLASTPTISFPSSPSSLINPSPTPAPTPSPITRPPSPQIATTPSAPVPTLSSTVKVGSHRKHVNLAAKYGSIAAGVSFFLAMFGLSIFCCRTNKVETVRPWATGLSGQLQRVFVTGVPALKRSELETACEDFSNVVGSLSGGMLYKGTLSNGVEIAVVSSVITSAPGWSKQCESQFRKKISSLSKVNHKNFMSLLGYCEEEEPFTRMMVFEYAPNGTLFEHLHVKEADHLDWSTRLRISMGIAYCLEYMHQLKPPVILSNLDSSTIFLTDDFAAKVSDLDLWTDSKGTDKASENSSTFSFLSDQESVVYKYGILILEIISGRIPFSSEKGILESWASSYLNGEKPIHEMIDPGLESFSEKTLDALLEVILSCIDPNPEKRPTMAEVVTLMREITGMPPDGATPKVSPLWWAELEIISSEAN, from the exons ATGGGGTGGTCGTTGCTAGTGCTCCTACTGCTATTTTGGAGATTGGATCTCGGCGATTGGCACAATGGGGAAG GTGTGGAGATTTTCGGATTCAAGGAGAAGGTGGAATTGGACCGCAATGGAGCTTCGTCGTACTGGGGTGAGCGAGGCGCATTCGGTTCGTGTTCGTTGTTTGGGGTTTGGTGCTCTGAAGGAAGAGTCGTGATTCG TGATGGAAACATTCGAAATGCAAATACGCGGAAACTTCTACAAATAGGTAGCAATGATCTTATGCCACCGgcaccaacaccaacaccaacaccgGACCCGACTTTTTCACCTATTTCTTCACCCTCGGTTGAACCCTTTCCTCCAGCCGAGCCGCCATGGATTCCACAATCTCCATTGGCTTCTACACCAACTATCTCCTTTCCATCATCTCCTTCCAGCCTTATTAATCCATCCCCCACCCCTGCTCCCACACCTTCACCTATAACCAGGCCTCCATCCCCACAAATAGCCACGACACCTTCTGCACCTGTACCAACTCTTTCATCGACAGTCAAAGTCGGCTCACATAGAAAGCATGTGAATTTGGCGGCTAAATATGGGTCGATAGCTGCAGGAGTTTCCTTTTTCCTTGCCATGTTTGGTTTGTCTATCTTCTGCTGCCGGACAAACAAGGTTGAGACTGTTAGACCGTGGGCAACGGGCTTAAGTGGACAGCTACAAAGAGTTTTTGTGACAG GCGTGCCTGCTCTCAAACGGTCGGAACTGGAAACAGCTTGTGAAGACTTCAGCAATGTGGTTGGTTCTTTATCAGGCGGCATGCTTTACAAGGGAACTCTATCGAATGGTGTTGAGATAGCGGTGGTATCAAGTGTGATAACATCTGCACCAGGTTGGTCAAAACAATGTGAATCCCAGTTCAGGAAGAAG ATCTCGAGTTTGTCCAAAGTTAACCACAAGAATTTCATGAGCCTGCTCGGCTACTGCGAGGAAGAAGAGCCTTTTACCAGGATGATGGTGTTTGAGTATGCTCCCAATGGGACACTTTTTGAGCATCTCCATG TCAAAGAAGCTGATCACTTGGACTGGTCGACTAGACTTCGGATATCCATGGGGATAGCTTACTGTCTAGAATACATGCACCAGCTAAAACCCCCCGTCATCCTCAGCAATCTCGACTCGTCGACCATCTTCCTAACTGATGATTTTGCCGCCAAAGTCTCTGATCTTGATCTCTGGACTGACAGTAAGGGAACTGATAAAGCTAGCGAGAACTCAAGCACCTTTTCATTCTTATCAGATCAAGAGAGTGTCGTCTACAAGTACGGTATCCTTATTTTAGAGATAATATCAGGTCGGATTCCATTTTCCAGCGAGAAAGGCATTCTCGAAAGCTGGGCTTCATCTTACTTAAATGGCGAGAAGCCTATTCACGAAATGATTGACCCCGGCCTCGAATCCTTTAGCGAGAAAACACTAGATGCCCTTCTCGAGGTGATATTGTCATGCATTGATCCGAATCCTGAGAAGAGACCGACAATGGCCGAGGTGGTGACCCTCATGAGAGAGATCACAGGGATGCCTCCAGATGGCGCAACTCCAAAAGTCTCCCCATTGTGGTGGGCCGAGCTCGAGATTATCTCATCCGAGGCTAACTAA
- the LOC109724437 gene encoding importin subunit beta-1-like, which translates to MAMEITSILLAAQSQDGQIRTVAEGNLKQFQEQNLPHFLLALSIELSNEQKPPESRRLAGILLKNSLDAKDSIRKEELAQKWISVDLTIKFQVKESLLKTLGSSVSEARRTSSQVIAKVASIEIPRREWQDLIAKLLNNMTQKDSLPSLKEATLETLGYVCEEISPEDLEQDQVNAILTAVVQGMNQMEHSFEVRLAGIKALYNALDFAQTNFQNEIERNYLMKVVCETAVSKESNVRQAAFECLVSIASTYYELLGPYMETLFNLTASAVRGDEEPVALQAIEFWSTICDEEITIQEEHAGPADGSSSQHYRFIEKALPLLVPMLLETLLKQEEDQDQDDNIWNLSMAGGTCLGLVARNVGDAVVPLVMPFVQDNITKADWRNREAATFAFGSILEGPSVETLLPLVHAGLNFLLNAMKDQNTHVKDTTAWALGRIFEILHSPSSTYAVITNANLPQIMSVLLESIRDVPNVAEKVCGAIYFLVQGYEDDGSASSVLTPYLADAISALLSTADRMDTNNSRLRASAYETVNEIVRCSSQPESLNMIAHLMHEIMKRLSQTLELQISSSEDKENQSDLQALLCGVLQVIIQKLSSSDAKSVILQSADQMMILFLRVFGCRSSSVHEEAMLAIGALAYATGPEFAKYMPEFYNYLEMGLQNFEEYQVCSISVGVVGDICRALDEKILPFCNGIMSALLKDLSNSMLHRSVKPPIFSCFGDIALAIGEQFEKYLPYAVSMLQGAAGLCTYLDVNDEDMVDYGNQLRRGIFEAYSGILQGFKNSKAELLVPYASQLLQFTEAVFKDKNRDEGVTRAAVAMLGDLADTLGPNTKLLFRDCTFHSDFLGECFESDDEQLKETATWTQGMIRRVLVS; encoded by the exons ATGGCAATGGAGATAACCTCAATACTATTAGCTGCACAATCACAAGATGGTCAGATCCGTACTGTTGCGGAAGGGAATCTCAAGCAGTTCCAGGAGCAGAACCTACCCCATTTCCTCCTTGCCTTATCTATCGAGCTATCAAATGAACAAAAGCCTCCTGAATCTCGAAGGCTCGCCGGCATCCTGCTTAAAAATTCCTTGGATGCGAAGGACTCAATTAGGAAAGAAGAACTGGCCCAGAAATGGATCAGCGTGGACCTTACTATTAAGTTCCAAGTTAAGGAATCCTTATTAAAGACACTTGGATCATCCGTATCAGAAGCTCGGCGCACCTCTTCGCAAGTCATAGCCAAAGTTGCTTCAATCGAGATCCCTCGTCGAGAATGGCAGGACCTTATTGCAAAGTTGTTAAACAACATGACACAGAAAGATTCACTGCCTTCTCTAAAAGAAGCAACGCTGGAAACCTTGGGATATGTGTGCGAGGAGATATCTCCTGAGGATTTGGAGCAGGACCAAGTTAATGCCATCCTTACTGCTGTGGTTCAAGGCATGAATCAGATGGAACACAGTTTTGAAGTCCGTCTCGCTGGTATCAAAGCATTGTATAATGCTCTTGATTTTGCTCAGACCAACTTTCAGAATGAGATCGAGAGGAACTATTTAATGAAGGTGGTTTGTGAGACTGCCGTGTCCAAAGAGTCAAATGTAAGACAGGCTGCCTTTGAGTGCCTCGTTTCTATAGCCTCCACTTATTATGAACTGCTAGGGCCATATATGGAAACCCTGTTTAACTTAACGGCGAGTGCTGTGAGGGGTGATGAGGAGCCTGTCGCCCTTCAAGCCATTGAATTTTGGAGTACGATATGCGATGAAGAGATCACAATACAAGAAGAACACGCAGGACCTGCTGACGGGAGTTCTTCTCAGCATTATCGGTTTATCGAGAAGGCTCTTCCTTTGCTTGTACCTATGCTGCTGGAGACACTGTTGAAGCAAGAGGAGGATCAGGATCAAGATGATAATATCTGGAACTTGTCTATGGCCGGTGGCACCTGCCTCGGACTCGTCGCCAGGAATGTCGGTGATGCTGTTGTGCCTCTTGTCATGCCTTTTGTGCAGGATAATATAACAAAGGCAGACTGGCGGAACCGTGAGGCAGCCACTTTTGCATTTGGGTCCATCTTGGAAGGTCCTTCTGTAGAAACACTTCTTCCTTTGGTCCATGCTGGACTAAATTTCTTGCTTAATGCAATGAAAGATCAGAATACTCATGTTAAGGACACTACAGCATGGGCTCTCGGTAGGATATTTGAGATCCTTCACTCTCCATCCAGCACCTATGCAGTGATAACTAATGCAAATCTTCCTCAAATCATGTCTGTACTGTTGGAGAGTATTAGAGACGTCCCTAATGTGGCGGAGAAAGTGTGTGGGGCTATTTATTTCCTCGTGCAGGGCTATGAAGATGATGGATCGGCTTCATCGGTGCTAACGCCATATCTCGCTGATGCCATCTCAGCTCTCCTCTCTACTGCTGACCGTATGGACACTAACAACTCAAGACTTCGGGCTTCTGCTTATGAAACTGTAAATGAGATAGTCAGATGCAGCAGTCAACCTGAGAGCTTGAACATGATTGCCCACTTAATGCACGAAATAATGAAGAGATTGAGCCAAACCCTGGAGCTTCAGATTAGTTCCTCTGAGGACAAGGAAAATCAAAGTGATCTGCAAGCGTTATTGTGTGGTGTTCTTCAAGTTATAATACAGAAATTAAGCAGCTCAGATGCAAAATCCGTAATTCTTCAATCTGCTGACCAAATGATGATCTTATTCCTCCGTGTTTTTGGGTGTCGCAGCTCTTCAGTGCACGAAGAAGCTATGCTTGCTATTGGGGCTCTTGCTTATGCTACTGGCCCAGAATTTGCCAAATACATGCCAGAATTCTACAACTATTTGGAAATGGGCTTGCAAAATTTTGAGGAGTACCAAGTCTGCTCTATCTCTGTTGGTGTGGTGGGCGATATTTGCCGTGCTCTGGATGAAAAGATCCTCCCCTTCTGTAACGGTATAATGAGTGCCCTTCTTAAGGATCTCTCCAATTCCATGCTTCATCGTTCTGTAAAACCCCCTATATTCTCCTGCTTTGGCGATATTGCCCTTGCGATTGGTGAACAGTTTGAGAAGTATCTGCCTTACGCTGTTTCTATGCTTCAAGGAGCGGCAGGTCTTTGTACTTATCTAGATGTTAATGATGAGGATATGGTGGATTATGGAAATCAGCTTAGAAGAGGCATTTTCGAGGCTTACTCTGGCATTCTCCAAGGTTTTAAGAATTCAAAAGCTGAGTTGTTGGTACCTTATGCGAGCCAGCTTCTACAGTTCACAGAAGCAGTTTTCAAAGACAAGAACAG GGATGAGGGAGTGACGAGAGCTGCAGTTGCCATGTTGGGGGATCTTGCGGACACACTCGGCCCAAACACAAAACTCTTGTTTAGGGATTGTACTTTCCATTCTGATTTCTTGGGAGAATGCTTCGAATCTGACGATGAACAACTGAAGGAGACTGCAACTTGGACTCAAGGAATGATTCGCCGAGTGCTGGTTTCTTGA
- the LOC109723703 gene encoding NADH dehydrogenase [ubiquinone] 1 alpha subcomplex subunit 8-B: MASTVDAAGEPIPTSSVLMAASKHIAVKCRSENVDFINCKKKDPNPEKCLDKGRQVTRCVLNLLKELHQKCPKEMDAYAGCMYYYTNEFDLCRKEQQAFESACPVSE, encoded by the exons ATGGCGAGCACCGTCGACGCGGCGGGGGAGCCGATCCCGACCTCGTCGGTTCTCATGGCGGCGTCGAAGCACATCGCCGTGAAGTGTCGCTCCGAGAACGTCGACTTCATCAATTGCAAGAAGAAGGATCCCAACCCGGAGAAATGCCTCGACAAGGGTCGCCAGGTCACGCGATGCGTCCTAAACCT GCTGAAAGAGCTTCACCAGAAGTGCCCCAAGGAGATGGATGCTTATGCAGGATGCATGTACTACTACACTAACGAGTTCGACTTGTGCCGCAAAGAGCAGCAAGCATTTGAGAGCGCTTGCCCGGTATCCGAGTAG
- the LOC109724454 gene encoding fibroblast growth factor receptor 3 has protein sequence MAAALECWSGRPSTDEEMVEHVLMKSHHRSDAFSASSAAAAAAASAASSPSPSEDQNPSGGGGGGGGTFPTPPKKWQRLGRNFAGAIAALKSSLNIDSPRDPSPRSEKHFWGGAVRCLAQLYPNTHQPSEKLIANLRRHFDSLPNSYAQAGFDMKDVLLHARLIEQAFAEDQPAINILEMQENNNGVDGFFFKLTFTCNSPLSWQAMSGSLDSSLICCRKIQIFEKKGLTLGIVVIFVQSGNERNFKSRVEAALRSAVKKPKTNGVKLPFGLCGCQEENSRNCEEDSPFDRDDRASAADNEPLRRIQLPSPLPESSLVVSVDEWQTVRSGGEEIGRWIINSDEVEFIDWVGSNSFKGVYRGKKVWVKKLRGCEMGTAYDIEIRQDLLQLMSCGQKNILQFYGMCFEENHGLCIVTRMVEGGSVHDVTEKNRKLHIREVMRIALDVAEGLMFMNDHGVAYRDLNTQRILLDKQGNAYLGDMGIVTSCNLGEVKEYETAGYRWLAPEIIAGDPESATETWMSNIYSFGMVLWEMVTGEAAYSSYSPVQAAVGIAACGLRPEIPKDCPQVLKSLMLKCWNNCPSKRPQFSEIINILLRQNIR, from the exons ATGGCGGCGGCGCTGGAGTGTTGGTCGGGTCGGCCGAGCACGGACGAGGAGATGGTGGAGCACGTGCTCATGAAGAGCCACCACCGCTCCGACGCCTTCTCCGCTTcctccgcggccgccgccgccgccgcctccgccgcgtcgTCCCCGTCCCCCTCCGAGGACCAAAACcctagcggcggcggcggcggcggaggcgggacCTTCCCCACGCCCCCGAAGAAGTGGCAGCGCCTCGGCCGCAACTTCGCCGGCGCCATCGCCGCGCTCAAGAGCTCCCTCAACATCGACTCCCCACGCGACCCCTCGCCGCGCTCCGAGAAGCACTTCTGGGGCGGCGCCGTGCGGTGCCTCGCCCAACTCTACCCCAACACCCACCAACCTAGCGAGAAGCTCATCGCCAATCTCCGACGCCATTTCGATTCGTTGCCTAACAG CTATGCTCAAGCGGGGTTTGATATGAAGGACGTTCTCCTACACGCTCGGCTTATTGAGCAAGCGTTTGCAGAGGATCAACCCGCGATCAATATACTGGAGATGCAGGAGAACAATAATGGTGTGGATGGGTTCTTCTTTAAGCTCACATTTACATGCAATTCCCCTCTTTCATGGCAAGCAATGTCGGGCTCGCTCGATAGCTCTTTGATCTGTTGTAGAAAGATTCAGATCTTTGAGAAGAAAGGTTTAACTCTTGGTATTGTGGTAATCTTTGTTCAATCGGGAAATGAGAGGAATTTCAAGTCTCGGGTCGAAGCTGCATTGAGATCTGCGGTAAAGAAGCCAAAGACTAATGGCGTGAAGCTCCCTTTCGGGCTCTGCGGGTGCCAAGAGGAGAACTCGAGGAATTGCGAGGAGGATTCGCCGTTCGATCGAGATGATCGTGCATCGGCAGCCGATAATGAGCCTCTTCGACGAATTCAGCTTCCGTCACCTTTGCCGGAGTCTTCTTTGGTTGTTTCTGTCGATGAGTGGCAAACTGTTCGATCCGGTGGCGAGGAAATTGGACGGTGGATAATAAACTCCGATGAGGTCGAGTTCATCGACTGGGTGGGCTCCAATTCCTTCAAAGGTGTCTACAGGGGAAAGAAAGTGTGGGTAAAGAAGTTGAGGGGTTGTGAAATGGGAACTGCTTATGATATAGAGATCAGACAAGACTTGTTACAGCTGATGAGCTGTGGGCAGAAGAATATACTTCAATTTTACGGGATGTGCTTCGAAGAGAATCACGGCTTGTGCATTGTAACAAGGATGGTGGAAGGGGGATCGGTTCACGATGTTACGGAGAAGAATAGGAAGCTGCATATTAGGGAAGTGATGAGGATTGCTCTTGATGTTGCCGAAGGTCTTATGTTTATGAATGATCATGGAGTGGCGTATCGAGATTTGAATACACAGCGGATTTTGTTGGATAAGCAGGGGAATGCTTATCTTGGGGACATGGGTATAGTTACATCTTGTAATCTTGGGGAGGTTAAGGAGTATGAAACAGCTGGGTACCGGTGGCTCGCTCCTGAG ATCATTGCAGGAGATCCCGAGAGTGCGACGGAGACTTGGATGAGCAATATCTATAGCTTCGGAATGGTGCTATGGGAAATGGTAACTGGAGAAGCCGCATACTCTTCTTATTCTCCGGTTCAAGCTGCAGTAGGAATTGCTGCATGCGGGCTGAGGCCGGAAATACCAAAAGATTGCCCTCAAGTTCTAAAGTCGCTGATGCTCAAGTGCTGGAACAATTGCCCGTCGAAGCGACCTCAATTTTCGGAGATCATCAATATCCTACTAAGGCAAAATATTCGATGA